CTACGACCTGCTCGACAACCTGCTGGAATGGTCACGAACACAAACCGACCGCATCCCCTGCCAGCCGGAAAAAGTCGTGATAACTGATGTATTGGATGTGATTACCGGATTGTACGGCACCGCCGCAGAGAAAAAGAAAATTAAATTAGAAAACAAAATTACTGAACCTGTGTCGGTTTTTGCAGACAGAAACATGGTTCGTACCATTTTCCGTAATCTGGTTTCAAACGCGATAAAATTCACACCCGCAGGTGGAAAGATAACACTTGATGCCCGTTTCGTTCCCGCGGCAGCACATTCACTGCCTCATATCGTCTTTAGTGTCTCGGATACAGGAGTGGGTATCGACGCCGGGACGATTGACAAGATTTTCAGGCTTGATGAAAAAACCGTGACCCGCGGGACCGACAACGAAAAAGGGACAGGTCTGGGCTTGATCCTATGCAAGGAATTCGTCGAGAAGAACGGGGGCGAAATCTGGATAGAAAGCACCCCCGGCAAAGGCAGTTCGTTCTACTTTACATTGCCGGTCGGCGAATGTGAACTTGTAGTTTCCTAAATCCTCCTCCTGAAGCCATCTCCGAGAATCTCATGTACATTATTGATAATCATAAATGCCGTTGGATCGACTTTATGCACTATTTCGGTCAGGACGGGCAATTCCTTGTTTGTTACCACGGTATAAATGACTTCCCGATCCACATTTCTGTAGAGACCCCTCGACTTTAGAGCTGTTGCGCCACGGCTCAGTTCATTCATTATCGCTTCACCCACTTCATTGTGTTTATCGGTTATTATCAAAGCGGCTTTTGCATAATCAAACCCGTCGATGATAAAATCGATCAACTGTGACGAAACGAACAGAAGAAAAATTGCATAAAGTGTGAGAGAAAGAGCAGGTTTTTCGGGACTGAGACCCTTCTGGTCGATGATAAACCCCGCAAGAAGTATCACAAAAATGTCGATCATTATGATGGCGGTTCCGGGCTTGATTCCGTATTTCTTTTTCAGAATTGCAGCCACTATATCAGATCCCGCTGTTGTTCCTCCAAACTTAAAGATTATCCCGAGCCCCGTTCCAAGAAGAACTGAACCGATTAGTATCAGAAAGAGGAAGTCGTTTTGGAGCAGATCCTTCACTGTTTGCGTATCCTGAAGTCTGATAAACGGGACTCCGGGGAAATCGCCCCGTAACAGATCGATAAAGAATGAGTTTAGTGTAAATCCATAAAAAGTCCTGATTCCGAACGATTTTCCAAGTTCTTTCAGTCCCCATATGTAAAGCGGCACATTCAATATCCAGATAGCCACACCAACTGGCAATGCCCCGTTCGTAAAATAGTAAAGCGCCATCGAAAGTCCGCTGACTCCACCCGGCACCACCTTTGCATCTATAAGGAAGATGCTGATTCCGAGTGCCATCACAAAAGCACCAAAAGCAATCAGTATATATTCAAGAATTATTTTTTTCTTCGATTTAAGTATTTCCATGGTTTCTCTTTTTTCAAAAATTCAAACCGTAAAAATACCCAATATATGGATGGGAATAAAATTGATTTAAATGGAAACCGGCAGACCCCCGTGAGAGCAGTCTGCCGGAACAACCCAAAAACGCCGGTCGTTATTTTAGAAGTGTAAGTTTTTTTGAAGCTGAAATGTTTTTGCCGTCAGCGCCCGTATAGTTCAGTCTGTACAGATAAACTCCGGAACTGAGACCCATTTTGGTAAAATCGACAATTCTGGAGTGATTTCCTGCTGTGAGGTACTCAGAGATGAGTGTGGCGATCTTTTCTCCCTGCATGTTGTAGAGCACCAGTTCGGTTTGACCGTCACTCTGCAGAGTAAATGAAAAGGTTGTCGAGGGGTTGAAGGGATTGGGGAAGTTCTGATTCAGAGCAAAATCAACCGGGATTCCGTTTTCTTCCTCTACCGAAGTTGTGCCCGATAATTTGTAGATCGCGCTTTTATCGCCAACTGCCCAGCCGGTTCCGTTTGGAGTGAACATAACCGATCGGAAGTTTTCAAACATCGGTACAGGGTTTGTTGTCTGAGCAGTCCAGGTTGTGCCACCATCTG
The sequence above is a segment of the Bacteroidota bacterium genome. Coding sequences within it:
- a CDS encoding YitT family protein encodes the protein MEILKSKKKIILEYILIAFGAFVMALGISIFLIDAKVVPGGVSGLSMALYYFTNGALPVGVAIWILNVPLYIWGLKELGKSFGIRTFYGFTLNSFFIDLLRGDFPGVPFIRLQDTQTVKDLLQNDFLFLILIGSVLLGTGLGIIFKFGGTTAGSDIVAAILKKKYGIKPGTAIIMIDIFVILLAGFIIDQKGLSPEKPALSLTLYAIFLLFVSSQLIDFIIDGFDYAKAALIITDKHNEVGEAIMNELSRGATALKSRGLYRNVDREVIYTVVTNKELPVLTEIVHKVDPTAFMIINNVHEILGDGFRRRI